The nucleotide window GGTTAGCGGCTCTCTACAGAGCAACCCTATTTTTCTGTTTTCCTGCAGCCGGGTCCCTTGGAATCCTTTTCAGTATTCGTCACCCTCTTCTTGTCCTAAGATTTCAGCATCAACATCGCGAAGCATAACCTCCAACTCTTCCCTGGAGTGAAACATCAGTTCGCCTAGCGCCTTGGGCAAGTATTTTCTTTTGACTTTCCCAGCCGAATAGTAATGAAGATAGGTGTACGGACCATGCAGGGTTCCGTTCTGACACTTATGGCAACAATGCTTTCCACAGTTTACCCGCTCCCAAACTACAGACCCCTTGAGTCTTTGTTTGAGTTCCAAGGCTTCAAGAATCACGGTTTTCTCATGCTGTTTTCTTAGGACAACTTGTGACGTCTGCATTTACTCAGACACCTCTTCTTCGCGCTCGAATTTCTCGGACCAGCCTCCGACATCTTGCTTCGTAAGTTTCATCGAACCTAAGCCGCTTTCGCAAAAGGCGAACGTCCTCAATAAACTCACTCATTCTCTTTTTCCTCTGGCTCTTCTCTAGGAAGTTTCTTTATCACTTGAAGTTGGACTCGAATCTTGTCTCCAGCTCGAATGTCATAGAGAGCCACGTCCTCGTCGCGGAGTCTCAGGTAAGATACTCTGGAATGCTTCTTGACGATCAGCCACTCCGTAACCCAGATTTTTTCCACTTCGAGAGACAATGTTTCACCTCTCACCATTTTATGTTGGTTTTCTTTCGGATTCGGTGTGAAATCATCCATTTTTTCCGTACCCACAGTCGAGAAGCAAGAGTTGTTCTCCAAGGTCTAGGGAAATGGTCTCCGAGGTTTCTACGGAAGCATGGGCTTTTCCCATACGTACGTGATTAAATAACATAGTTTTTCATTTTCTCCATGATTTTTTCGGGTTTCTCAGTCGAAAAGGGCGCTTGATCCAGTAGCGCGAGAATTTCGTCAACGTCTTGCCGGAGCCGCTGAAACGCCGAGCAGATCTTGATCAAGTCTTTTTGCGGCAACCGTTCCCAAGATGCCTGGATCAAGAGGAAACGGTTCAGCTGCTCGGCCAGGTCCCTTTTCGTCACTTTACTCATTTGGCTTCTCGCTCCACAAATTCTCGAACTAGATCTTGAACTCGACCTCCACAATCCACACAGACAGCGTCATACCGTGAGCCATCTAGTAGTTGGATTTGCCAAACTAAGTTCGCGTCTGATGTCTGACAAAGGGGACATTTGCCCCTTTCAACTGGGTTAAGGGGCCGAACACTCAGAACTTGGTTCACACCTTTCTGAAACTCTGATTGCAGCCAAGCGAAGAATTTGATCTTGGTGCGTTTCTCACCCATAGAAGAAGAGGTCAAAATAGCGTCCGAAGCGTCCCTACCGTCCCTACCGTCCCGATCAGGTGGGGCGCTTGGGACGCTTGGGACACTTGTTATACTTATTCTTCTAGAGCCACCACTCTTGCTAGCTTCAATCTCCCAGCCTAAGGACTTAAGCGATGGTGCCAGCTCATTCAACTGCCTAACTAGAACGTGAGGAGCCTTGGGCCAAGAATGTTGCCTCGTGCTAATGTTGAGCAATTTGGCGTGACCCAAAAGATTCGTGAAGAGATCTGTTGGTGACCCTTCCCAATCCGCTTCCCAATTCCTCTTTTCAAGCCAATCGAGCAAAACCGTTGCCACCGGGCTGGCATGCGCCGCTTCTTCGACTTGGCTCTTGACTTTCTCCTCATAGGCTTCCAAGAATTCTTTCTCATCCTTACCTAGGGCTTTGGCTATGGCACACCCCCACCGAGTGAAATCAGCCATGCGGAATAATCCATCAGGATTGATCGTTGGGTATGCCTGAAACGCTCTCACAAGAACATCTAGAAATCCGCCAAGAATGCTAGCGCGCTCCTTTTCAAAGTCCGCCAGTAGTCTTGCTTCGGTTTTCCTTTTCTCTTTCGGAATATTCTGAAGACTAACCAAGACGGTGCGATCCAACAGATCCCCACGTTGAGCCGCTATGTTGATCCCGTTCAGACCGACACAACGCTTAAAATTGTAAATCACGTCGTCGTCATCCGAATATAGTTCACGCTTCGTGAACCCTCCACCTGTGGCTGCGCGGCACAAGCTATCGCTGATCCAGGTTGGTATGCTCGTTATGTTATCGTAGAAGGCAAGCCAGTGGTGATCGAGTTGTTGAACCCGTTCACGTTCGTCTCGAGGCATAATCAAGACTTCAATGCTGCTTGGGTCGAACACGGATCTGATGATCCTGAACACCAGAGTTTTCCCAGAGCCTTGAATGCCATAAAAGACCAAGATTGGATGAGGAATTAATGGAATCCAGTAAGTCACGCATGTGCACATTAGAACCAGACGAGTACCCTCATCTTTTTCGTCGATGTTAAGATAGCTCAAAAGCTTCCATGCGTCCCCGCTTCGTTCCGGCTCAGGTAATGGGAGCTGATGACTGTAACGTCTGAATAGTATTGGGGGATTGTCTACAATTGTCCAGCCGGTTGCAGTTACCTTTATGGCACGCCACGCTGAGTCACCCATGTCAATCCAAACGCCGTCTTCCGCGGGGGCGACTCTGTTATAAAGTGTGTATTGCTCTCCTTGAAGGAGCGCCTTGCCCTGCAGAACGTTGATGGCGCTGCTCAATCCTTCTGTTCCAGGGACTTTCTGGTCCGTCTGCCACATGAGATTTGCAAACCAGGATTTGAACTGTCGACTGCGTATGGGCATGAGCACATTGACGCCTGCTTGTCTGACTCTAATGTAAGGTGTTTTGTGTTGGTCATGAAAAAAGACTGGCTGCTGCACTTCGCAAAGAGTTACGAGGCGATCTGCTTGGCTGCCTTCTTTTGGTTCTTTCTTGTTTTTGGGGCACTCAGGGAGACAATAACCCCAACTCTTGATAGAAGCGCATGAAGCGGTTTTGTCAGGATCAGCACTTCGCACCTGCACCAGACACTTATCCCTGTCGAAATCATCTTGATGTCTAAAGAGGTCGACAATTTCTTCGTCTGAATAGCCTGCCCTTTTATGCTCCGAAGCAATGCACAGCCTCATGGCGTGCGCAATGTGACGGTCCCTTTCCAAAGCCGCTTCACAACATATGCGCGCCTGGGCTTTCCTACGCCTTTTCCTAGGTGCTACGGTTTTTGTGACCTCTCGTGATTTCCCAACACCGATGTGGTACAACCCGTCGTAAAATGTGCTCTCAAGGTCTTCTAGAACGGTCGGTTCGCTGTCGTTCATGCGAACGTAGTCCTTACTGGGCCACACGACAATGAGTTTGCTGCGGCCCAAAAGTTCGAGAGCTGCTGAATCATGAAAACTGTTTACTGTCGCAGGCTGCTTTCTCGAATAGAAAACCCAATGTTCACCACCAGATGGAGTTCTTTCAATCCGTGTGGCTAGAAGTTCCTTCAAAAATTTTCTGCCGAGCTCTTTTGCCTCTTCAGTGACGTCTTTGACGTCATAGTCGATGGCGCCGAGATACAGTCCATTAATTTGTTTGGCTCCGCCGATTAGTGCGAAACCATCAGCTGCAGCCCAGGGCAGCTCGGCAAAATCGTCACTTGACTGCGAGGCAGATTGAAGCTCAGCCCATTTGATGAGAGGCGTTTTCCCTTTGACCGGCACAATGTTCAAGCCTAATCGCCAATACTGACCCGCGATTTCCTTTATATTTGGTTCAGCCTGGTTGCTCATGCCATTCCACCTAGCTTATTCAGGCAGACCCACACGTGACCTCTGTACACGCAGAAACGCATTCGCAACTCGCTCCCTTCCAAATTTCTTGAACAGCTCATTCAAAGGGCCCTCGATCTCTCTGTCAAGTAGAGCTTCGTTCTCAACATCCTTCAAAGCGTCAGCTAACGCGGAAGCTTGACAAAGGGGGAAGTGGATGGACTCAAGCGTCAGAATTCTTCCCGATTCTTCTCTCTTCGAGTGTTTCACCACGACTTCGGCGGGTTCGTCTGGGAACCTCTGAACCTGCAAAAATGCGAGTTCGTCTCGACTTATCGGCAATGTCTTATTGAAAAGAGGCTTGACGCCGAACAGAGGAGATTGAGCCATGTTGAAATCACTGCCGCTTCAATGGCTGTCGAAAAATCCGGTCTTCACCATAAAGCCAGTAACTGAACTGGTAGCTAGCTCCATGATACCTTGACTGGATTAGTGCATTGTTTTGTCGCAGGATGTTGTAGGCTGTGCTCCACCTGTCTGGCAAGTTGTTGGATTTGAGAGCCGTTTGCAGGTCAGTTAATCGTTCACTCTTGACATCCTCAAACTTCAAGATAGTGAAAGCAACTTCTGGCACTGAAGCTACTGACTGTTTTGGGCTTTCTTTCTTCTCAGCTTCTTGAAGCCCTAATTTTGCACCAACTCTGTTGATCTCAGCATCATACACCTCTCTAGCAGCTCTGTGTGCATTCTCAAAGGTTTCGTGAAGATTCCGTTTGAATGCCAAACGTGCAGCGTATTCGGTGGCGTCTGGGTAGCTCACTTTTTAGGCTCCTTGGGCGGGTTCCTTTTCAAACAATTTTCTATAAAGGTCGGGTGCATCGCTCTTGATTTTCTCGCGAGCTGCGTCTCGGTAGAAATCACTCTCGTTCATGTGCATATCGAGAGTAATAAATTCCCTCACAGTGTCTCGCAAGGTTTGTGGCGCTCTGAAGGTTATCCGGACATCCTTTTCTTTGGCCATTTTGTTCTACTCTCGGTCGGACAAAGGCAAGACAAAAATAAAAGTTGTTTCCATAAAAGTAACACTTGGTCGAATCAGTAACAGTTTGGGATGACCAAAATGCCACGAGATGCAGAACGTGAACGAAAACTACGAGTGCCCGAAATATTAGAAACTCTTCACAAAAAGGCTGTTGAAAACAGGGAAAACCCAACGATGGGATTTCGAGAGATAAGAAAAACAACCAGGATGGGGACAAACTCTCTTTACAAATGGTTGGATGAACTCGTCGACGCTGGACATGTTGCCACAACAACGATCGGCGCCTACAAACGATATTACATAACCCCTCAGGGTACAGACCATCAAAAATCTCAGTCACAGATGGAACAGATCCTAGCGGCAAAACCGAAAATAATGAGGTTAGAATCCGAAAATCCGCAGGATCCTACAGCCACCGTATATTACAAGAACATCTCATTCTCGGACCTCGAAAGCGTCGTCCGTCCGACTTGGGAGAAATTTGTCAAGGAAATCAGGACCGAACTCAAAGACAGAAAATGTGAAATTGGATTTGTTGGGACGATCAAGCCTCCTCAGTAAAGAAAAGAATGAAAGGAAAAGGTAAAGCGAATCTTCCATTAGAGATTCGGCAACAAATAAAGAGCTTCATTTCTAAGACAACTGATGAGACAATTGACCTAGTCGTCAATCTTAGTGGAAGGTACATTGACTCTCGTTAATGGAAGTCTAGTGTTTTCTCTCGTGATATCTAATCAAGCTAATGATCAAGCCTATGGGAATTAGCGTAGCTACCCAGGAGAGCCCAGAACCCGCGCTGATGAATAATGCTAGTATTGTAGCATCCACATTTGTTAGAACCAGG belongs to Candidatus Bathyarchaeia archaeon and includes:
- a CDS encoding DUF6788 family protein: MQTSQVVLRKQHEKTVILEALELKQRLKGSVVWERVNCGKHCCHKCQNGTLHGPYTYLHYYSAGKVKRKYLPKALGELMFHSREELEVMLRDVDAEILGQEEGDEY